One window from the genome of Streptomyces sp. WZ-12 encodes:
- the sph gene encoding sphingomyelin phosphodiesterase, with the protein MPHSAQRTSRAAAIAAALAATLAVASPTASAASAPRLKVLTYNTFLMSKNLYPNWGQDHRAQAIPAADFFHGNDVVVLQEAFDNSASDALKSRAAAEYPHQTPVVGRSKSGWDATGGAYSSVVPEDGGVTLLSKWPILRKEQYIYKDSCGSDSFSNKGFVYAELDVAGARVHVVGTHTQSTDSGCRAGEAAADRAKQLKEMNAFLDARHIPADEEVMVAGDLNIDFHGAEYQALLANGDLAPADSRTGHPYSFDTHENSIASYRYPNDPREDLDYVLFRNGHARPAGWRNTVVKEDSAPWTVSSWGKKYTYTNLSDHYPLVAG; encoded by the coding sequence GTGCCGCACTCCGCGCAGCGTACGTCCCGGGCCGCCGCGATCGCCGCGGCCCTCGCCGCCACGCTGGCCGTCGCGTCCCCCACCGCGTCGGCCGCGAGCGCCCCCCGGCTCAAGGTGCTCACCTACAACACCTTCCTCATGAGCAAGAACCTCTATCCCAACTGGGGCCAGGACCACCGGGCCCAGGCCATCCCCGCCGCGGACTTCTTCCACGGCAATGACGTCGTCGTGCTCCAGGAAGCCTTCGACAACTCCGCCTCCGACGCCCTCAAGTCCCGGGCGGCCGCCGAGTATCCGCACCAGACCCCGGTGGTCGGCCGCAGCAAGAGCGGCTGGGACGCCACCGGCGGCGCCTACTCGTCCGTCGTGCCCGAGGACGGCGGGGTGACGCTGCTCAGCAAGTGGCCGATCCTGCGCAAGGAGCAGTACATCTACAAGGACTCCTGCGGCTCGGACTCCTTCTCCAACAAGGGCTTCGTCTACGCGGAGTTGGACGTGGCCGGCGCCAGGGTGCACGTGGTCGGCACGCACACCCAGTCCACCGACTCGGGCTGCAGGGCCGGCGAGGCCGCCGCCGACCGCGCCAAGCAGCTCAAGGAGATGAACGCCTTCCTCGACGCCCGGCACATCCCGGCGGACGAGGAGGTGATGGTCGCCGGCGACTTGAACATCGACTTCCACGGCGCCGAGTACCAGGCCCTGCTGGCCAACGGCGACCTGGCCCCCGCGGACAGCCGCACCGGCCACCCGTACTCCTTCGACACCCACGAGAACTCGATCGCGTCGTACCGCTACCCGAACGACCCCCGCGAGGACCTGGACTACGTGCTGTTCCGCAACGGCCATGCCCGGCCGGCCGGTTGGCGCAACACGGTGGTCAAGGAGGACTCGGCGCCCTGGACCGTCTCCAGTTGGGGCAAGAAGTACACCTACACCAACCTCTCCGACCACTACCCGCTCGTCGCCGGCTGA
- a CDS encoding macro domain-containing protein: protein MAEKTGIDAAITYVDGDATAPQGAGVKMIVHVCNDVGGWGKGFVRALSRRWPEPERAYRRWYRERAGNDFGLGAVQFVPVGEELWVANVIGQRGTARRVRGSDRPAGAPIGGTGAPVRYEAIAAGLGRVAERAVEVGASVHMPRIGCGLAGGTWSRMEPLISRRLVERGVAVTVYDG from the coding sequence ATGGCTGAGAAAACGGGGATCGACGCCGCCATCACCTATGTCGACGGTGATGCCACCGCGCCGCAGGGCGCGGGCGTCAAGATGATCGTGCACGTCTGCAATGACGTCGGGGGCTGGGGCAAGGGCTTCGTCCGCGCCCTCTCCCGCCGCTGGCCGGAGCCGGAGCGGGCCTACCGCCGCTGGTACCGGGAGCGCGCGGGGAACGACTTCGGGCTGGGCGCCGTGCAATTCGTGCCGGTCGGCGAGGAGTTGTGGGTGGCCAACGTCATCGGGCAGCGCGGGACGGCCCGCCGGGTCCGCGGCTCCGATCGACCGGCGGGCGCCCCCATCGGCGGGACGGGGGCGCCGGTGCGGTACGAGGCGATAGCCGCGGGCCTCGGCCGGGTCGCGGAGCGGGCCGTCGAGGTGGGGGCCTCGGTCCACATGCCGCGGATCGGCTGCGGCCTGGCCGGCGGGACCTGGTCCCGGATGGAGCCGCTGATATCCCGCCGGCTGGTCGAGCGCGGGGTGGCCGTGACGGTCTACGACGGCTGA
- a CDS encoding amino acid permease, with amino-acid sequence MDASERSSDGGSGIRQDAGDAGYSKALKGRHINMIAIGGAIGTGLFLGAGGRLHSAGPGLAIAYAVCGLFAFFVVRALGELVVHRPSSGSFVSYAREFLGEKGAYVAGWMYVVNWSTTGIADITAIALYTHYWSMFTSIPQWVMALIALAVVLTVNLISVKIFGELEFWFAIIKVAALVAFMFIGIFLLATQHPVDGHTPGLHLISDHGGLFPTGLLPVVVVLQGVVFAYSAVELVGVTAGETSDPQKVVPKAVNSIMWRVGIFYVGSVLLLAMLLPWNVFSANESPFVTVLSHVGIPHAGDVMNLVVLTAAMSSLNSGLYSTGRILRSMSMAGSAPKFAARMNRSQVPYGGIMLTSTVCVLGVGLNYWLPGKAFEIVINIAALGIISTWCTIMVCHMAFVRRAKAGLLERPRFRLPGTPVTDIATIVFLLGVIVLMWFDKGVGRQTVLMVPVLAAALVVGWFVVRGRVRRIAEERELAE; translated from the coding sequence GTGGATGCATCCGAGCGATCATCGGACGGGGGGAGCGGGATCCGGCAGGACGCGGGGGACGCCGGCTACAGCAAGGCCCTCAAGGGCCGGCACATCAACATGATCGCCATCGGCGGCGCGATCGGCACCGGCCTCTTCCTGGGAGCCGGCGGCCGACTGCACTCCGCCGGTCCCGGGCTGGCCATCGCCTACGCGGTCTGCGGCCTCTTCGCCTTCTTCGTCGTCCGGGCCCTCGGCGAACTGGTGGTGCACCGCCCGTCGTCCGGCTCGTTCGTCTCCTACGCCCGGGAGTTCCTGGGCGAGAAGGGCGCCTACGTCGCGGGGTGGATGTACGTCGTCAACTGGTCGACCACCGGTATCGCCGACATCACCGCGATCGCCCTCTACACGCATTACTGGAGCATGTTCACCAGCATCCCGCAGTGGGTGATGGCGCTGATCGCGCTGGCAGTGGTGCTCACGGTCAACCTGATCTCGGTGAAGATCTTCGGCGAGCTGGAGTTCTGGTTCGCCATCATCAAGGTCGCGGCGCTGGTCGCCTTCATGTTCATCGGGATCTTCCTGCTGGCCACCCAGCACCCGGTCGACGGACACACCCCGGGCCTGCATCTGATCAGCGACCACGGCGGGCTCTTCCCGACCGGTCTGCTGCCCGTGGTGGTCGTGCTCCAGGGCGTGGTCTTCGCCTACTCCGCGGTCGAACTGGTCGGCGTCACCGCTGGTGAGACCAGCGATCCGCAGAAGGTCGTGCCCAAGGCCGTGAACTCGATCATGTGGCGGGTGGGGATCTTCTACGTCGGCTCGGTGCTCCTGCTGGCGATGCTGTTGCCGTGGAACGTCTTCAGCGCCAACGAGAGTCCCTTCGTCACCGTGCTGTCCCACGTGGGCATCCCGCACGCGGGCGATGTGATGAACCTCGTCGTGCTCACCGCGGCGATGTCCAGCCTCAACTCCGGCCTCTACTCCACCGGTCGCATCCTGCGCTCGATGTCGATGGCCGGCTCCGCGCCGAAGTTCGCCGCCCGGATGAACCGCAGCCAGGTCCCCTACGGCGGCATCATGCTCACCTCCACGGTGTGCGTGCTCGGCGTCGGGCTCAACTACTGGTTGCCGGGCAAGGCGTTCGAGATCGTGATCAACATCGCGGCGCTGGGCATCATCAGCACCTGGTGCACGATCATGGTCTGTCACATGGCGTTCGTCCGCCGGGCCAAGGCGGGCCTCTTGGAGCGCCCGCGCTTCCGACTGCCGGGCACGCCGGTCACGGACATCGCCACCATCGTCTTCCTGCTCGGGGTGATCGTGCTGATGTGGTTCGACAAGGGCGTCGGCCGCCAGACCGTGCTGATGGTTCCGGTCCTCGCGGCGGCCCTGGTCGTCGGCTGGTTCGTGGTGCGCGGCCGGGTGCGCCGGATCGCGGAGGAGCGCGAACTCGCCGAATAG
- a CDS encoding AMP-dependent synthetase/ligase, whose translation MTTPLRMPGDPGELTLPALLLRNAEDHGARPALSWRAPEAGGWRTLSWAAARRRIGELAAGFRALGVRRGEIVLLMMGNRPEHWLSDLALVHLGAVPVTVYGTAALGQIAHIARHSRARLAVVEGPRERARWAPLLDDAAARLERLVTVEPGDGARPEGAADGRHESFAALRSRGAAAYEPGEFEAEWRRGGAGDSLTVVYTSGTTGDPKGVVINHRQVVQNAVALDGVVELPHHVEHLCYLPFAHIAERMLGLYLPVFRASHVYLCADPAQVGALARELRPAQFFGVPRVWEKLTAAVRAVLDQLPEERRRALAAAAETARAHVACRERGERPPAGLAAAYATAKAEVLDPLLAAAGFDRLVWTASASAPMPQEVVRFWAGFGIVIMDAWGLTETVGVATTNAPGAFRLGSVGRPLDGLVVRTAADGEIEVRGRTVCAGYLRADGTVEPVTGADGWFRTGDIGRIDADGFLWLTDRKKEMIVTSTGKNVSPALVENALKEHPLIGQALVHGDGRSYLVALLVLDPELAPAWAARHGVPGSLAELARNAVVRAEIERGVAAANAQLNRTEQVKRFSLLGEEWGPESGELTPSLKLRRHVIRHKHGQTLERMYAM comes from the coding sequence GCGAACTGACGCTGCCCGCCCTGCTGTTGCGCAACGCCGAGGACCACGGGGCGCGGCCGGCCCTGTCGTGGCGCGCCCCGGAGGCCGGCGGTTGGCGGACGCTGAGCTGGGCGGCGGCCCGCCGGCGGATCGGTGAACTGGCCGCCGGCTTCCGGGCGCTCGGCGTCCGGCGCGGGGAGATCGTCCTGCTGATGATGGGCAACCGCCCCGAGCACTGGCTCAGCGATCTCGCCCTGGTGCATCTGGGGGCCGTGCCGGTCACCGTCTACGGCACCGCCGCGCTGGGCCAGATCGCGCATATCGCACGGCACAGCCGGGCCCGGCTGGCGGTGGTGGAGGGCCCTCGGGAGCGGGCGCGCTGGGCGCCGCTGCTCGACGATGCGGCGGCCCGGTTGGAACGGCTGGTGACCGTCGAGCCGGGGGACGGGGCGCGGCCCGAAGGGGCGGCGGACGGTCGGCACGAGAGCTTCGCCGCGCTGCGGTCCCGGGGCGCCGCGGCGTACGAGCCGGGGGAGTTCGAGGCCGAGTGGCGCCGGGGCGGGGCGGGGGACTCACTGACCGTCGTCTACACCTCCGGGACCACCGGCGATCCCAAGGGCGTGGTGATCAACCACCGCCAGGTGGTGCAGAACGCGGTGGCGCTGGACGGCGTCGTGGAGCTCCCGCACCACGTCGAGCACCTCTGCTACCTGCCCTTCGCGCACATCGCCGAGCGGATGTTGGGCCTCTACCTGCCGGTCTTCCGGGCCTCGCACGTTTATCTCTGCGCGGATCCGGCGCAGGTCGGGGCGCTCGCCCGGGAGCTGCGGCCGGCGCAGTTCTTCGGGGTGCCGCGGGTGTGGGAGAAGCTGACCGCCGCGGTCCGGGCCGTACTGGACCAACTGCCCGAGGAGCGCCGGCGGGCGCTGGCCGCGGCGGCGGAGACCGCCCGCGCCCATGTCGCCTGCCGGGAGCGCGGGGAGCGACCGCCCGCCGGGCTGGCGGCGGCGTACGCGACGGCGAAGGCGGAGGTGCTGGATCCGTTGTTGGCGGCGGCCGGCTTCGACCGGCTGGTGTGGACGGCGAGCGCCTCGGCGCCGATGCCCCAGGAGGTGGTGCGGTTCTGGGCCGGCTTCGGCATCGTGATCATGGACGCGTGGGGGTTGACCGAGACGGTCGGGGTGGCCACCACCAACGCCCCGGGGGCGTTCCGCCTGGGCTCGGTCGGCCGGCCGCTCGACGGGCTGGTGGTGCGCACGGCCGCGGACGGGGAGATCGAGGTGCGCGGCCGGACGGTGTGCGCGGGGTATCTGCGGGCGGACGGGACGGTGGAGCCGGTCACCGGGGCGGACGGCTGGTTCCGCACCGGCGACATCGGGCGGATCGACGCGGACGGCTTCCTCTGGCTGACCGACCGCAAGAAGGAAATGATCGTGACCTCGACCGGCAAGAACGTCTCGCCGGCGCTGGTCGAGAACGCCCTCAAGGAACACCCGCTCATCGGGCAGGCACTGGTGCACGGCGACGGCCGGTCGTATCTGGTGGCGCTGCTGGTGTTGGACCCGGAGCTGGCCCCGGCCTGGGCGGCGCGGCACGGAGTGCCGGGGAGCTTGGCGGAGTTGGCCCGGAATGCGGTGGTCCGGGCGGAGATCGAGCGGGGTGTGGCGGCGGCCAACGCCCAGCTGAACCGCACCGAACAGGTCAAGCGATTTTCGCTGCTGGGCGAGGAATGGGGGCCGGAGAGTGGCGAACTAACGCCGTCGCTGAAGCTCCGCCGGCATGTCATTCGCCACAAACACGGACAGACCCTAGAGCGAATGTACGCCATGTGA